In Candidatus Neomarinimicrobiota bacterium, one genomic interval encodes:
- the ispG gene encoding flavodoxin-dependent (E)-4-hydroxy-3-methylbut-2-enyl-diphosphate synthase, producing the protein MMKRRKTREVKVGNLIVGGEHAVSVQSMTTTKTHDVTATLKEVERLEEAGCHIIRITVPDQPAADALYEIKKRMNVPLVADIHFNYRMALEAVDAGADKIRINPGNIGGKKRVKEVLDKVKGANLPIRIGVNAGSLEKDLIDKYGYPTAEAMVESAKRHIDICNEHDFEDIIVSLKASDVNLMMASYELFSEQYDYPLHLGVTEAGPTKSGSIKSSVGIGTLLAKGIGDTIRVSLTDDPVEEVRVGFEILKSLGLASKGVTIVACPTCGRLEVDLFKIAGEMEEKLQNVKTPMTLALMGCAVNGPGEATHTDLGIAFGKGAGHLYYQGENRGKVSEDEAIDKLEEMISEFETSQQED; encoded by the coding sequence ATGATGAAACGCAGAAAAACCAGAGAAGTTAAAGTCGGTAACCTCATTGTTGGTGGCGAACATGCCGTATCGGTACAGTCCATGACAACCACCAAAACCCATGATGTAACAGCAACTTTGAAAGAAGTGGAACGACTGGAAGAAGCGGGATGTCATATTATTCGAATTACAGTTCCCGATCAGCCTGCTGCAGATGCGCTTTATGAAATTAAAAAGCGAATGAATGTACCCTTAGTGGCGGATATCCATTTTAATTACCGCATGGCTTTAGAAGCGGTGGATGCTGGCGCGGATAAGATTCGTATCAATCCAGGAAATATAGGTGGTAAAAAACGGGTAAAAGAAGTTTTGGATAAGGTGAAGGGGGCAAACCTTCCCATCCGGATTGGTGTAAATGCGGGCAGTCTCGAAAAAGATTTGATTGATAAATATGGCTATCCCACTGCAGAAGCTATGGTAGAAAGTGCCAAACGCCATATTGACATTTGTAATGAACATGATTTTGAAGATATTATTGTTTCTCTAAAAGCGTCTGATGTAAATCTCATGATGGCCTCTTACGAATTATTTTCTGAACAATATGATTATCCACTTCATCTGGGAGTGACAGAAGCGGGACCGACAAAATCTGGTTCTATCAAATCATCTGTGGGTATCGGTACATTATTGGCCAAAGGGATTGGGGATACGATTCGCGTGAGTTTGACCGATGATCCAGTGGAAGAAGTACGGGTTGGATTTGAAATTTTGAAATCCTTGGGATTAGCCAGCAAAGGTGTTACTATTGTGGCCTGCCCAACATGTGGCCGGTTAGAAGTTGACCTCTTCAAAATTGCCGGTGAAATGGAAGAAAAGCTCCAAAATGTAAAAACACCCATGACATTGGCGTTGATGGGATGCGCCGTAAATGGGCCAGGAGAAGCGACTCACACAGATCTTGGAATCGCCTTTGGTAAAGGGGCTGGACATTTGTATTATCAGGGTGAAAATCGTGGTAAGGTTTCGGAAGATGAGGCCATTGATAAGTTGGAAGAGATGATTTCAGAATTCGAAACATCACAACAAGAAGACTAA